CTCTCTGCCCCAGCCAGCACGCTGCTCCAAAACCTTTCGCAAATCACTAAATCGAGGGGCTGAACTTTTATCATCATAGCCGAAGCCTGCAGCTTCTAACACACGGGCTGCCAAGGTCCCACGATCAAATAGCATGGCTAGGAGCAGGTGCTCTGTCCCTAAGCTTTTAGCGTGGACGGCTTCCGCAATATGCCCTGCTTGAGTAAAGAGCTCCTCCAAACGGTGAGAGAAAGGCAATAAGTCAAAACCGCCTTGTTTTTGATACTCTTTTCCAGTAATGTCAAAGGCTGCTTCTTCCAGTTTATCCACTTCAATAGGGAATTCATTTAGAGCCGAGCCTGCCACGCTGTAGGGATTATTAGCCAGAGCCATCAGCACTTGCCACGATTCTAAATAATCAGTAGCAAAATGACCGGCTAAGAGCTGAGCCGCCTCCAAGCTTTCTACTAAAGCTTTTGAATAATTCATATTCTTAATTTCCTTTTCTATCTAATTGCTGCAAAATTTTCCGTAACATTCTAGCTCGAATCCTCGGAGCCTCTGCCCCCAAGACAGCATCGCTGGCACTCGCTAGGAGCAGATCTCCCTCACGCTGGCTAATAATTTTTTCATCAAAGAGCCACTGCAAAATATCTGAAAAAACTGGTTGACTGAGCGACTCACCGACATTGGCCAACAAATCAGACAGCATTTGGTGCTGATCGGAAAATTCAATCTTACCAATCCTGATATAGCCACCGCCACCGCGCTTGCTTTCGACGATATAACCCCGACTCTCCGTAAAGCGTGTCTTAATCACATAATTGATCTGACTCGGAACCACCTGAAAAACATCAGCTAACTCACTGCGCTTTAACTCGACCATACCCGCCTGCGCCAAAATTGTTTTGATATATTCTTCTATACTATCCGAGGTATTTTTGATGCCCATGATATACCTTTCTATCTGTTATATCTAAAAATAAGCATTCAAGTCTTCTCTAACATTGACTATCTTTGACTA
Above is a window of Streptococcus cristatus ATCC 51100 DNA encoding:
- a CDS encoding CtsR family transcriptional regulator, with the translated sequence MGIKNTSDSIEEYIKTILAQAGMVELKRSELADVFQVVPSQINYVIKTRFTESRGYIVESKRGGGGYIRIGKIEFSDQHQMLSDLLANVGESLSQPVFSDILQWLFDEKIISQREGDLLLASASDAVLGAEAPRIRARMLRKILQQLDRKGN